The proteins below are encoded in one region of Silene latifolia isolate original U9 population chromosome 2, ASM4854445v1, whole genome shotgun sequence:
- the LOC141643630 gene encoding tubulin alpha-1 chain isoform X2, with protein MRECISIHIGQAGIQVGNACWELYCLEHGIQADGQMPSDTTVGGGDDAFNTFFSETGAGKHVPRAVFVDLEPTVIDEVRTGTYRQLFHPEQLISGKEDAANNFARGHYTIGKEIVDLCLDRIRKLADNCTGLQGFLVFNAVGGGTGSGLGSLLLERLSVDYGKKSKLGFTIYPSPQISTSVVEPYNSVLSTHSLLEHTDVAVLLDNEAIYDICRRSLDIERPTYTNLNRLISQVISSLTASLRFDGALNVDVNEFQTNLVPYPRIHFMLSSYAPVISAEKAYHEQLSVAEITTSAFEPSSMMAKCDPRHGKYMACCLMYRGDVVPKDVNAAVATIKTKRTIQFVDWCPTGFKCGINYQPPSVVPGGDLAKVQRAVCMISNSTSVAEVKVSSRRLVRIWLLSRRIMRRLVLRVPRMMMRTSMRTKCSYSTLIQN; from the exons ATGAGGGAGTGCATTTCAATTCACATCGGTCAAGCCGGTATTCAGGTCGGAAATGCTTGTTGGGAGCTTTACTGTTTGGAGCACGGCATTCAG GCCGATGGTCAAATGCCAAGTGACACAACTGTTGGAGGAGGAGATGATGCATTCAACACTTTCTTCAGTGAAACTGGAGCTGGAAAGCACGTTCCCCGTGCTGTCTTTGTTGATCTTGAGCCCACAGTCATTGATGAAGTGAGGACCGGAACTTACCGTCAACTCTTCCACCCTGAACAGCTCATCAGTGGCAAGGAGGATGCTGCAAACAACTTTGCCCGTGGTCACTACACCA TTGGCAAAGAGATTGTTGATCTCTGCTTGGACCGTATCCGTAAGCTTGCTGACAACTGCACTGGTCTTCAAGGATTCCTTGTTTTCAATGCTGTTGGTGGAGGTACTGGGTCGGGTCTTGGATCCCTCCTGTTGGAGCGTCTCTCTGTTGATTACGGAAAGAAATCCAAGTTGGGTTTCACCATCTACCCATCACCCCAGATCTCTACCTCTGTTGTTGAGCCTTACAACAGTGTCCTTTCCACCCACTCCCTCTTGGAGCACACTGATGTCGCTGTTTTGCTCGACAATGAAGCCATCTATGACATTTGCAGGCGTTCCCTTGACATTGAGCGTCCCACTTACACCAACCTTAACCGTCTTATTTCTCAG GTTATCTCATCGCTGACTGCTTCTTTGAGGTTTGACGGTGCCCTGAATGTGGATGTGAACGAGTTCCAGACCAATTTGGTGCCATACCCAAGGATCCACTTTATGCTTTCCTCATATGCCCCCGTCATCTCTGCAGAAAAGGCTTACCATGAGCAGCTCTCAGTGGCTGAGATCACCACCAGCGCTTTCGAGCCTTCATCCATGATGGCAAAGTGTGACCCACGTCACGGAAAGTACATGGCTTGTTGTCTCATGTACCGTGGTGATGTTGTCCCCAAGGACGTGAACGCTGCTGTCGCCACCATCAAGACCAAGAGGACCATCCAATTTGTTGACTGGTGCCCTACTGGATTCAAGTGCGGTATCAACTACCAGCCCCCGAGCGTTGTCCCTGGTGGTGACCTTGCTAAAGTCCAGAGGGCCGTGTGCATGATCTCCAACTCGACCAGTGTTGCAGAGGT GAAGGTGAGTTCTCGGAGGCTCGTGAGGATCTGGCTGCTCTCGAGAAGGATTATGAGGAGGTTGGTGCTGAGGGTGCCGAGGATGATGATGAGAACGAGTATGAGGACTAAATGTAGTTACTCAACTCTGATCCAAAATTGA
- the LOC141643630 gene encoding tubulin alpha-2 chain isoform X1 encodes MRECISIHIGQAGIQVGNACWELYCLEHGIQADGQMPSDTTVGGGDDAFNTFFSETGAGKHVPRAVFVDLEPTVIDEVRTGTYRQLFHPEQLISGKEDAANNFARGHYTIGKEIVDLCLDRIRKLADNCTGLQGFLVFNAVGGGTGSGLGSLLLERLSVDYGKKSKLGFTIYPSPQISTSVVEPYNSVLSTHSLLEHTDVAVLLDNEAIYDICRRSLDIERPTYTNLNRLISQVISSLTASLRFDGALNVDVNEFQTNLVPYPRIHFMLSSYAPVISAEKAYHEQLSVAEITTSAFEPSSMMAKCDPRHGKYMACCLMYRGDVVPKDVNAAVATIKTKRTIQFVDWCPTGFKCGINYQPPSVVPGGDLAKVQRAVCMISNSTSVAEVFSRIDHKFDLMYAKRAFVHWYVGEGMEEGEFSEAREDLAALEKDYEEVGAEGAEDDDENEYED; translated from the exons ATGAGGGAGTGCATTTCAATTCACATCGGTCAAGCCGGTATTCAGGTCGGAAATGCTTGTTGGGAGCTTTACTGTTTGGAGCACGGCATTCAG GCCGATGGTCAAATGCCAAGTGACACAACTGTTGGAGGAGGAGATGATGCATTCAACACTTTCTTCAGTGAAACTGGAGCTGGAAAGCACGTTCCCCGTGCTGTCTTTGTTGATCTTGAGCCCACAGTCATTGATGAAGTGAGGACCGGAACTTACCGTCAACTCTTCCACCCTGAACAGCTCATCAGTGGCAAGGAGGATGCTGCAAACAACTTTGCCCGTGGTCACTACACCA TTGGCAAAGAGATTGTTGATCTCTGCTTGGACCGTATCCGTAAGCTTGCTGACAACTGCACTGGTCTTCAAGGATTCCTTGTTTTCAATGCTGTTGGTGGAGGTACTGGGTCGGGTCTTGGATCCCTCCTGTTGGAGCGTCTCTCTGTTGATTACGGAAAGAAATCCAAGTTGGGTTTCACCATCTACCCATCACCCCAGATCTCTACCTCTGTTGTTGAGCCTTACAACAGTGTCCTTTCCACCCACTCCCTCTTGGAGCACACTGATGTCGCTGTTTTGCTCGACAATGAAGCCATCTATGACATTTGCAGGCGTTCCCTTGACATTGAGCGTCCCACTTACACCAACCTTAACCGTCTTATTTCTCAG GTTATCTCATCGCTGACTGCTTCTTTGAGGTTTGACGGTGCCCTGAATGTGGATGTGAACGAGTTCCAGACCAATTTGGTGCCATACCCAAGGATCCACTTTATGCTTTCCTCATATGCCCCCGTCATCTCTGCAGAAAAGGCTTACCATGAGCAGCTCTCAGTGGCTGAGATCACCACCAGCGCTTTCGAGCCTTCATCCATGATGGCAAAGTGTGACCCACGTCACGGAAAGTACATGGCTTGTTGTCTCATGTACCGTGGTGATGTTGTCCCCAAGGACGTGAACGCTGCTGTCGCCACCATCAAGACCAAGAGGACCATCCAATTTGTTGACTGGTGCCCTACTGGATTCAAGTGCGGTATCAACTACCAGCCCCCGAGCGTTGTCCCTGGTGGTGACCTTGCTAAAGTCCAGAGGGCCGTGTGCATGATCTCCAACTCGACCAGTGTTGCAGAGGTGTTCTCCAGGATTGACCACAAGTTTGATCTCATGTATGCCAAGAGGGCCTTTGTCCACTGGTACGTGGGCGAGGGTATGGAGGAAGGTGAGTTCTCGGAGGCTCGTGAGGATCTGGCTGCTCTCGAGAAGGATTATGAGGAGGTTGGTGCTGAGGGTGCCGAGGATGATGATGAGAACGAGTATGAGGACTAA
- the LOC141641754 gene encoding 70 kDa peptidyl-prolyl isomerase-like: MENNGDRMLGYFMKLQGSAPLILAEVKELKDKGNGLFRQNDFDSAAECYDEACKLLSLSLGEIGGEDIQSISDLAVSLMSNMAVCALKLEEYRAASGLCSMILNTFPRNVKALFRRAVASMKLKRFSKAELDLVQALMVTTTNKPKNRF, encoded by the exons ATGGAGAATAATGGGGATAGGATGTTAGGTTACTTTATGAAATTGCAGGGGTCAGCTCCGTTAATTTTAGCTGAGGTGAAGGAGCTTAAAGATAAGGGGAACGGTCTTTTTAGGCAAAATGATTTTGATAGTGCCGCGGAGTGTTACGATGAAGCTTGTAAATTACTTAGTCTGAGCTTGGGAGAAATTGGAGGTGAAGATATTCAATCGATATCTGACCTTGCAGTTTCTCTTATGTCTAATATGGCTGTATGTGCCCTGAAACTTGAGGAATACAGAGCTGCCTCGGGTTTATGCTCCATGATTTTGAATACATTCCCTCGTAATGTTAAGGCACTTTTTCGTAGGGCGGTTGCTTCTATGAAGTTGAAAAGGTTTTCGAAAGCTGAATTGGATCTCGTTCAGGCCTTAATGgtcactacaacaaataag CCtaaaaatcgtttttga